In one Chitinophaga sancti genomic region, the following are encoded:
- a CDS encoding RagB/SusD family nutrient uptake outer membrane protein, protein MRTRFFFIILILPAFLTSCLKDVSPSDALTTDNLTSTVTGMKNALNGAYALFKDHMDFAGGKDDNNMYLRQYFQMNDFASDDIVCGQTTTDAFYYSFSLAHTPTQTNSRFFWYVSYKIISDANTVLAAAAKIENPGDEIKQMIGECYFLRAWATLGLARFYAKPYTQDPGAPGVILRTSISDPSSKARSTVAETYAQIISDAEMAASLMNTSRGVQYASKEAAYALLSRTFLYEDNTDSTTYYSNLVINSGRFTLETATGYPSMFANATSSTETIFCIAFTTVDDYKKASIASMIYTDGTSGWGEEFATTSLRDTMSAFADKDVRWNYIVPFKDADGNVTKKNGIEMYMIGKFSGQGNSPTLSSPILFRLAEMYLNRAEAAAKAGNTTAALADVNMIRKNRGLEAAQYSAVPAGKTILDVVLKERRIELAFEGHRAFDVYRNKLAMNRTYWGYHLPGLKESDINLSVLPTNYDNMIINWDNTKTIYYIPIDEMQTNTLCTQNP, encoded by the coding sequence ATGAGAACAAGATTTTTCTTTATCATACTAATCCTACCTGCCTTTCTGACCAGTTGTTTGAAAGATGTGAGTCCCAGCGATGCGCTGACGACAGATAATCTGACCAGTACTGTGACTGGTATGAAGAACGCGCTGAACGGCGCCTATGCTTTGTTCAAGGACCATATGGATTTTGCCGGTGGCAAGGACGACAACAATATGTACCTGCGCCAGTATTTCCAGATGAATGATTTTGCCAGTGATGATATCGTGTGCGGGCAAACGACGACGGATGCTTTCTATTATAGTTTCTCACTGGCACATACGCCCACGCAGACGAACAGCCGTTTCTTCTGGTATGTGTCTTACAAGATCATCAGCGATGCAAATACTGTACTGGCGGCAGCTGCTAAGATTGAGAACCCGGGTGATGAAATAAAGCAGATGATCGGGGAATGTTATTTCCTGCGGGCATGGGCTACCCTTGGTTTAGCTCGTTTCTATGCCAAACCATATACACAGGATCCTGGTGCACCGGGTGTAATTTTGCGTACTTCTATCAGCGATCCTTCTTCCAAAGCAAGATCTACAGTGGCAGAAACTTATGCACAGATCATCTCTGATGCTGAAATGGCAGCCAGTCTGATGAATACTTCCCGTGGTGTGCAGTATGCTTCCAAAGAAGCGGCTTATGCATTGCTGTCCAGAACATTCCTGTACGAGGATAACACGGACAGTACTACCTATTATTCCAACCTGGTGATCAATTCAGGTCGCTTTACGCTGGAGACGGCAACAGGTTATCCATCTATGTTTGCCAATGCCACCTCCAGTACAGAAACCATTTTCTGTATTGCATTCACAACAGTAGATGATTATAAAAAAGCATCTATTGCCTCTATGATTTATACTGATGGAACATCGGGCTGGGGTGAGGAATTTGCAACTACTTCGCTGAGAGATACCATGTCAGCATTTGCTGATAAGGATGTACGCTGGAACTATATCGTGCCATTCAAAGATGCAGATGGAAATGTAACAAAGAAGAATGGTATCGAAATGTATATGATTGGGAAATTCTCTGGTCAGGGTAATAGTCCGACCTTAAGTTCACCGATCCTGTTCCGTTTGGCAGAGATGTACCTGAACAGGGCAGAGGCAGCAGCGAAGGCTGGCAATACGACAGCAGCCCTGGCAGATGTAAACATGATCCGTAAAAACCGTGGCCTGGAAGCTGCGCAATATTCAGCAGTACCTGCGGGCAAAACCATCCTGGACGTAGTGCTGAAAGAAAGAAGGATAGAACTGGCATTTGAAGGGCATCGCGCATTTGATGTATACCGCAATAAACTGGCGATGAACCGCACCTATTGGGGCTATCACCTGCCGGGTCTGAAAGAATCTGATATCAATCTGTCTGTATTGCCGACCAATTATGATAACATGATCATTAACTGGGACAATACAAAGACCATCTATTATATCCCGATAGATGAGATGCAGACGAATACTTTGTGCACACAGAATCCTTAA